A single Nocardioides bizhenqiangii DNA region contains:
- a CDS encoding SigE family RNA polymerase sigma factor, with the protein MTDRGTAAEAGFDSWVEVRVAGLLRFAFLVTGSQQAAEDAVQSALASACEKWSTVSRRGDPDAYVRRMVVNAHISAWRRSGRRELPVAEVRDATNADPAQVVVEHDAVWRVCVALPPQQRAAVVLRFYEDLEYDEIATILGVAAPTVRSHVHRALAALRRELGAEEDE; encoded by the coding sequence GTGACCGACCGCGGGACCGCCGCCGAGGCCGGCTTCGACTCGTGGGTCGAGGTGCGGGTCGCTGGGCTGCTCCGGTTCGCCTTCCTGGTCACCGGGTCGCAGCAGGCGGCCGAGGACGCCGTGCAGTCGGCGCTGGCCAGTGCGTGCGAGAAGTGGTCGACCGTCAGCCGGCGTGGCGACCCGGACGCCTACGTGCGGCGGATGGTCGTCAACGCGCACATCTCGGCGTGGCGGCGGAGCGGGCGCCGGGAGCTGCCCGTCGCCGAGGTCCGGGACGCGACGAACGCCGACCCGGCCCAGGTCGTCGTCGAGCACGACGCCGTGTGGCGGGTCTGCGTGGCGTTGCCGCCGCAGCAGCGCGCTGCTGTGGTGCTGCGGTTCTACGAGGACCTCGAGTACGACGAGATCGCGACGATCCTCGGCGTCGCCGCGCCCACCGTGCGCTCCCACGTCCACCGTGCGCTCGCGGCGCTGCGTCGCGAGCTGGGTGCTGAGGAGGACGAGTGA
- a CDS encoding EamA family transporter → MTTMTHDAPVATPPRAATGIIVALLSAVSFALSGALASPMLDAGWSAGAVVLVRIGSAAIIVLPFGLAALRGRWDLLRRNLPLVLVYGLLAVAGAQFCYFSAVQHLEVGPALLIEYTAPAAVVLWMWARHGQRPGRLTIAGAAVAGLGLLFVLDVFAGFGLHAGGVAWALAAMVGAATYFVISADDSTGLPPLTLAAGGLVVGGVALAVLGLVGVLPMRAERAAVTYADVEVAWWVPLLLLGLVTAALSYVAGIAAARMLGSRLASFVALSEVVAGVLWAWLLLGELPGLLQLVGGLLVLAGVVGVKLGEKTAVGVQQIPA, encoded by the coding sequence ATGACGACGATGACTCATGACGCACCGGTGGCGACCCCGCCCCGGGCTGCGACCGGGATCATCGTCGCGCTGTTGTCTGCGGTCTCGTTCGCGCTGTCCGGGGCGCTGGCGTCCCCGATGCTCGACGCCGGGTGGAGCGCCGGCGCGGTGGTGCTGGTCCGGATCGGCTCGGCCGCGATCATCGTGCTCCCGTTCGGCCTGGCCGCGCTCCGCGGCCGCTGGGACTTGCTGCGGCGCAACCTCCCGCTGGTCCTGGTGTACGGCCTGCTGGCCGTCGCCGGTGCGCAGTTCTGCTACTTCTCCGCCGTCCAGCACCTCGAGGTGGGCCCGGCCCTGCTCATCGAGTACACCGCGCCTGCGGCGGTCGTGCTCTGGATGTGGGCCCGCCACGGCCAGCGTCCGGGCCGGCTGACGATCGCCGGCGCCGCGGTGGCGGGGCTCGGTCTGCTGTTCGTCCTCGACGTGTTCGCCGGCTTCGGCCTCCACGCCGGCGGTGTCGCCTGGGCACTGGCGGCGATGGTCGGCGCCGCGACGTACTTCGTGATCTCGGCCGACGACAGCACCGGTCTGCCGCCGCTGACCCTCGCGGCGGGCGGACTCGTTGTCGGAGGTGTGGCGCTCGCCGTGCTGGGCCTCGTCGGTGTGTTGCCCATGCGGGCCGAGCGCGCTGCGGTGACGTACGCCGACGTCGAGGTGGCCTGGTGGGTCCCGTTGCTGCTGCTCGGCCTGGTGACGGCCGCGCTGTCGTACGTGGCCGGGATCGCCGCCGCCCGGATGCTCGGCTCGCGGCTGGCGTCGTTCGTGGCACTGTCGGAGGTCGTGGCCGGCGTGCTGTGGGCCTGGCTGCTCCTCGGCGAGCTGCCGGGTCTGTTGCAGCTGGTCGGCGGCCTGCTGGTCCTGGCCGGCGTGGTCGGGGTCAAGCTCGGCGAGAAAACCGCGGTCGGGGTGCAACAGATCCCTGCCTGA
- a CDS encoding CGNR zinc finger domain-containing protein has protein sequence MVFAHDTAMALQAAVTLVNSALEPVTLSSPEELDEFLSDFGYTGRHDGDQAEVDAVRATLPRLRELMTSDRDHAAALVNEMLFEAKALPQLSRHDGFDWHLHAVAPDRPLADRIIVETAMAMIDVIRADELSRLGVCADDDCKGLVLDLSRNRSRRFCSTACGNRNAVAAYRARQAAT, from the coding sequence GTGGTTTTTGCTCATGACACGGCGATGGCGCTGCAGGCGGCCGTGACCCTGGTCAACTCCGCTCTCGAGCCGGTCACGCTGAGCAGCCCCGAGGAGCTCGACGAGTTCCTCTCCGACTTCGGCTACACCGGCCGCCACGACGGCGACCAGGCCGAGGTCGACGCCGTACGCGCGACGCTCCCGCGCCTGCGCGAGCTGATGACGAGCGACCGGGACCACGCCGCCGCCCTCGTCAACGAGATGCTGTTCGAGGCCAAGGCGCTCCCCCAGCTCTCCCGGCACGACGGCTTCGACTGGCACCTCCACGCCGTCGCTCCCGACCGCCCGCTCGCCGACCGGATCATCGTCGAGACCGCGATGGCGATGATCGACGTGATCCGGGCGGACGAGCTGTCGCGGCTCGGCGTCTGTGCCGACGACGACTGCAAGGGCCTGGTGCTCGACCTGTCCCGCAACCGCTCGCGGCGGTTCTGCTCGACCGCGTGCGGCAACCGCAATGCCGTTGCCGCCTACCGGGCGCGCCAGGCCGCGACCTGA
- a CDS encoding DUF4189 domain-containing protein, with translation MTHTYIRTFRLLVLGGVAAVVAFAALLVVSPSASSAAPSDEQARARGDFGAIAISVDQAVGLSYRYPTRRTAQQRALRECRERSHYPRRCFVTVWVRNQCAATAAKVNGEGFVIRYSWGFGRTHRAARQSALGELSRPRRVLGSVCT, from the coding sequence GTGACTCATACCTACATCCGGACCTTCCGTCTCCTCGTCCTCGGCGGTGTCGCCGCCGTCGTCGCGTTCGCCGCCCTCCTCGTCGTCTCCCCCTCCGCCTCGTCGGCGGCACCGAGCGACGAGCAGGCGCGTGCCCGCGGCGACTTCGGCGCGATCGCGATCAGCGTCGACCAAGCCGTGGGACTCAGCTACCGCTACCCGACCAGGCGGACCGCCCAGCAGCGGGCCCTGCGTGAGTGCAGGGAGAGGTCGCACTACCCGCGACGGTGCTTCGTGACCGTCTGGGTGCGGAACCAGTGCGCTGCGACCGCTGCCAAGGTCAACGGGGAGGGGTTCGTCATCCGGTACTCCTGGGGCTTCGGCCGCACCCACCGGGCGGCCCGGCAGAGCGCACTCGGGGAGCTGAGCCGGCCGAGGCGCGTCCTCGGGTCGGTGTGCACCTGA
- a CDS encoding alpha/beta fold hydrolase produces the protein MPLHTTSYGDHGSPVVFCHGLFGQGRNWTQHAKALAADHRVLLVDMPDHGRSPWSERFDFVAAADQVAELMSADDPVALVGHSMGGKAAMVLALRHPELVERLCVVDVAPVAYPHASEFVGYIDAMLAIDLTTLADRAQADRALQDAVPDDGVRGFLLQNLRREGDDWRWQPNLELLREEIDEVGGWPAESLDESSYDGPVLWIGGSDSRYVLDDYAGAMERYFPRVRRVTVKGAGHWVHSEQPAVFLEVLRRFLD, from the coding sequence GTGCCGCTCCACACGACGTCGTACGGCGACCACGGCAGCCCCGTCGTCTTCTGCCACGGCCTGTTCGGGCAGGGGCGCAACTGGACCCAGCACGCCAAGGCGCTCGCGGCCGACCACCGGGTGCTGCTGGTCGACATGCCGGACCACGGGCGCTCGCCGTGGAGCGAGCGGTTCGACTTCGTCGCGGCCGCCGACCAGGTGGCGGAGCTGATGAGCGCGGACGACCCGGTCGCCCTGGTGGGGCACTCGATGGGCGGCAAGGCCGCGATGGTGCTCGCGCTGCGGCATCCCGAGCTGGTGGAGCGGCTGTGCGTGGTCGACGTGGCGCCGGTGGCCTACCCGCACGCCTCGGAGTTCGTGGGCTACATCGACGCGATGCTCGCGATCGACCTCACCACGTTGGCCGACCGCGCCCAGGCCGATCGGGCGCTGCAGGACGCCGTCCCGGACGACGGCGTCCGCGGGTTCCTGCTGCAGAACCTCCGCCGCGAGGGCGACGACTGGCGGTGGCAGCCCAACCTGGAGCTGTTGCGCGAGGAGATCGACGAGGTCGGCGGCTGGCCGGCCGAGTCACTCGACGAGTCGTCGTACGACGGACCGGTGCTGTGGATCGGGGGCTCGGACTCGCGCTACGTGCTCGACGACTACGCCGGGGCGATGGAGCGGTACTTCCCACGCGTCCGCCGGGTCACGGTCAAGGGCGCCGGGCACTGGGTGCACTCCGAGCAGCCGGCGGTGTTCCTCGAGGTGCTGCGGCGCTTCCTGGACTGA
- a CDS encoding 3-hydroxyacyl-CoA dehydrogenase NAD-binding domain-containing protein has product MTLTNEQIFGTLVLPYLNHAVRMYEASYASSGDIDAAMRFGCGYPAGPLTVIDELGAATVRDQLAARYAETGDHLHQPAELLEKLATEGRTFAEEGAGADSAAPALKLEIRKVGVVGTGTMASGIVQVFAQAGYDVVFVGRGQDKVDGVIAAVDKGLSKLVEKGKIDEDGKSDVLDRLTGSTEREALGDVDIVVEAIAEDLDIKTQLFKDLDRICRSGNEGRGAILATTTSSLPITRLGDATSRPESVIGMHFFNPATVMKLVEVVTTEATSADVDETVLALCANVGKVAVSCGDRAGFIVNCLLFPYLNDAVTLLESGAASMDEIDAAIKEQAGFPMGPFQLLDVVGNDVSLAIQQELYAEFKEPGFAPAALLEQKVAEGALGRKTGKGFHDYA; this is encoded by the coding sequence ATGACGCTGACCAACGAGCAGATCTTCGGCACCTTGGTGCTGCCGTACCTGAACCACGCGGTTCGCATGTACGAGGCGTCGTACGCCTCCAGCGGCGACATCGACGCCGCGATGCGGTTCGGCTGCGGCTACCCGGCGGGACCGCTGACCGTGATCGACGAGCTGGGCGCCGCCACCGTGCGGGACCAGCTCGCTGCCCGGTACGCCGAGACCGGCGACCACCTGCACCAGCCCGCCGAGCTCCTCGAGAAGCTCGCCACGGAGGGTCGCACCTTCGCCGAGGAGGGGGCCGGGGCGGACAGCGCTGCTCCGGCGCTCAAGCTGGAGATCCGCAAGGTCGGGGTGGTCGGCACCGGCACGATGGCGTCGGGAATCGTCCAGGTCTTCGCGCAGGCGGGCTACGACGTCGTGTTCGTGGGTCGCGGCCAGGACAAGGTCGACGGGGTCATCGCCGCCGTCGACAAGGGACTCTCCAAGCTCGTGGAGAAGGGCAAGATCGACGAGGACGGCAAGTCCGACGTGCTCGACCGGCTGACCGGCTCCACCGAGCGGGAAGCGCTCGGCGACGTCGACATCGTGGTCGAGGCCATCGCCGAGGACCTCGACATCAAGACGCAGCTCTTCAAGGACCTCGACCGGATCTGTCGGAGTGGGAATGAGGGGCGAGGCGCGATCCTGGCGACGACCACGTCGTCGCTGCCGATCACGCGGCTCGGCGACGCGACGTCGCGCCCCGAGTCGGTCATCGGCATGCACTTCTTCAACCCCGCCACCGTCATGAAGCTGGTCGAGGTGGTCACCACTGAGGCGACGTCCGCCGACGTCGACGAGACGGTGCTGGCGCTGTGCGCGAACGTCGGCAAGGTCGCGGTCTCGTGCGGTGACCGCGCCGGCTTCATCGTCAACTGCCTGCTCTTCCCCTACCTCAACGACGCCGTCACCCTGCTCGAGTCCGGCGCCGCGTCGATGGACGAGATCGACGCCGCGATCAAGGAGCAGGCGGGCTTCCCGATGGGACCGTTCCAGCTGCTCGACGTCGTCGGCAACGACGTGTCGCTCGCGATCCAGCAGGAGCTCTACGCCGAGTTCAAGGAGCCGGGCTTCGCCCCGGCCGCCCTGCTCGAGCAGAAGGTCGCCGAGGGTGCCCTGGGTCGCAAGACCGGCAAGGGCTTCCACGACTACGCCTAG
- the nucS gene encoding endonuclease NucS: MRLVVARCQVDYAGRLTAHLPMATRVLMIKADGSVLVHSDGGSYKPLNWMSPPCTVREGTTEDGAVEWTVTARAPKGATPDTLRILIEEIHHDSNHDLGIDPGLQKDGVEKHLQELLAEHPGTLLPGLALVRREYPTAIGPVDLMCRDADGVSVAVEIKRRGEIDGVEQLTRYLELLNRDPLLAPVRGIFAAQEIKPQARVLAGDRGITCALVDYDALRGLDDPTDRLF, encoded by the coding sequence GTGAGACTCGTCGTCGCGCGCTGCCAGGTGGACTACGCCGGTCGCCTCACCGCCCACCTCCCGATGGCGACCCGGGTGCTGATGATCAAGGCCGACGGGTCCGTGCTCGTGCACTCCGACGGCGGCAGCTACAAGCCTCTCAACTGGATGTCGCCACCCTGCACGGTCCGGGAGGGCACGACCGAGGACGGGGCGGTCGAGTGGACGGTGACCGCGAGAGCCCCCAAGGGCGCGACCCCGGACACGCTGCGGATCCTGATCGAGGAGATCCACCACGATTCCAACCACGACCTGGGCATCGATCCCGGTCTGCAGAAGGACGGGGTGGAGAAGCACCTGCAGGAGCTCCTCGCCGAGCACCCGGGCACGCTGCTGCCCGGCCTGGCTCTGGTACGGCGGGAGTACCCGACCGCGATCGGACCGGTCGACCTGATGTGCCGCGACGCCGACGGCGTCAGCGTGGCGGTGGAGATCAAGCGCCGCGGCGAGATCGACGGGGTCGAGCAGCTGACGCGGTACCTCGAGCTCCTCAACCGGGACCCGCTGCTCGCGCCGGTCCGTGGGATCTTCGCCGCGCAGGAGATCAAGCCGCAGGCGCGCGTGCTCGCCGGCGACCGCGGCATCACCTGTGCGCTCGTCGACTACGACGCCCTCCGCGGCCTGGACGACCCGACCGACCGACTGTTCTGA
- a CDS encoding alpha/beta hydrolase family protein: METSPDGTWIAETPDGVVVARVRTGEVLVDRPSRRTFREPEPPEFEDGRLVVDGVVLGRVAPLPARLAELTGWYGYDGRRILLTQVPEAYFGEPMVLVAEGERVVRAYAVGEGRLLTEEGESIDLADDWLLRVTDRGEVVTLPRWSHRREEEVTFTVGDVLLAGTVILPPGPGPHPAAVLLHGAAGGQRDFCRLHADPILAAGVAVLIYDKAGHGLSGGREPSVFDQADAGEAAMRELARHPGIDPARIGLAGFSNGMWAVPMIAARTGAAFVTGVGSAGVSMGEAEVHRRTKVLRDAGVGTATVAAVGEAWRCIFAIVGEGATGPVRHRLRLALDAIAAAPDLGLYEIPDYVRENPMLSPIPPLLPVAALIELLGDTRDPEVTYDPVTDYAELDCPVFLQYGADDTSVPVEVSVERIRRAIAGAGRESEIRVYPGLEHMLNVLPADLTGLTPEGAMYQFHHFRYGQGVWAELTAWLRATVADTDGMPDTERRSGARGVQNSRSVGSSRPRRAS; the protein is encoded by the coding sequence ATGGAAACCTCGCCGGACGGCACCTGGATCGCAGAGACCCCGGACGGAGTCGTCGTCGCGCGGGTGCGGACCGGGGAGGTGCTCGTCGACCGCCCTTCCCGCCGCACCTTCCGCGAACCCGAGCCGCCTGAGTTCGAAGACGGGCGTCTCGTCGTCGACGGTGTCGTCCTCGGTCGGGTCGCGCCGTTGCCCGCGCGCCTCGCGGAGCTGACCGGGTGGTACGGCTACGACGGTCGCCGGATCCTGCTCACGCAGGTACCGGAGGCCTACTTCGGCGAACCGATGGTCCTGGTGGCCGAGGGCGAGCGCGTGGTCCGCGCGTATGCGGTGGGAGAGGGCCGCTTGCTCACCGAGGAGGGCGAGTCGATCGACCTCGCCGACGACTGGCTCCTCCGGGTGACGGACCGCGGCGAGGTCGTCACGCTCCCGCGGTGGTCACACCGCCGCGAGGAGGAGGTGACCTTCACCGTCGGCGACGTGCTGCTGGCCGGTACGGTCATCCTCCCGCCGGGCCCCGGTCCGCACCCGGCCGCGGTCCTGCTGCACGGTGCGGCGGGCGGCCAACGCGACTTCTGCCGGCTGCATGCCGACCCGATCCTGGCCGCCGGTGTTGCGGTGCTCATCTACGACAAGGCCGGTCACGGCCTCTCCGGCGGACGGGAGCCCTCGGTCTTCGACCAGGCCGACGCAGGCGAGGCCGCCATGCGGGAGCTGGCCAGGCATCCAGGGATCGACCCGGCGCGGATCGGGCTGGCCGGGTTCTCCAACGGAATGTGGGCGGTGCCGATGATCGCCGCCCGCACCGGCGCGGCCTTCGTCACCGGTGTCGGCTCCGCCGGGGTGTCGATGGGCGAGGCGGAGGTCCACCGCCGCACGAAGGTGCTGCGGGATGCGGGCGTCGGCACGGCCACCGTCGCGGCCGTGGGCGAGGCGTGGCGCTGCATCTTCGCCATCGTCGGCGAGGGCGCCACCGGACCGGTCCGTCACCGGCTGCGGCTCGCCCTCGACGCCATCGCGGCCGCGCCCGACCTCGGCCTCTACGAGATCCCCGACTACGTCCGTGAGAACCCGATGCTCTCGCCGATCCCGCCCTTGCTGCCCGTTGCCGCCCTGATCGAGCTGCTCGGCGACACCCGCGACCCCGAGGTCACCTACGATCCCGTCACCGACTACGCCGAGCTGGACTGCCCGGTGTTCCTCCAGTACGGCGCGGACGACACCAGCGTCCCGGTGGAAGTGTCCGTGGAACGGATCCGCCGGGCGATCGCCGGTGCCGGGCGGGAGTCGGAGATCCGCGTCTACCCCGGTCTCGAGCACATGCTCAACGTGCTCCCGGCCGACCTCACCGGGCTGACGCCCGAGGGCGCCATGTACCAGTTCCACCACTTCCGCTACGGGCAGGGCGTGTGGGCCGAGCTCACCGCCTGGTTGCGGGCGACGGTGGCCGACACCGACGGCATGCCCGACACTGAGCGCCGGTCGGGCGCGCGAGGCGTTCAGAACAGTCGGTCGGTCGGGTCGTCCAGGCCGCGGAGGGCGTCGTAG
- a CDS encoding winged helix-turn-helix domain-containing protein has product MVPEHSELAVLRALGSTVRQAILEQLGQGPATSAMLARALDSNTGVTSYHLRELAKAGLVERDVTRGRAQYWRTVAGDVRFRDPQDSSAPALAQSVIDLRLAGLAASVDGYLRRDDLSPAWRDAALFSQATLTLAPEELAELARAYLELVGHWTDAARDRSAVADHRAVRLALFAFPTDGTAPDPKE; this is encoded by the coding sequence ATGGTTCCTGAACACTCCGAGCTGGCCGTCCTGCGGGCCCTCGGCAGCACGGTGCGGCAGGCGATCCTGGAGCAGCTCGGCCAGGGGCCGGCGACGTCGGCGATGCTGGCGCGCGCCCTCGACTCCAACACCGGCGTGACGTCGTACCACCTGCGCGAGCTGGCCAAGGCCGGACTCGTCGAGCGCGACGTGACGCGCGGACGAGCGCAGTACTGGCGCACCGTCGCCGGCGACGTGCGCTTCCGCGACCCGCAGGACTCCTCCGCTCCCGCGCTGGCGCAGTCGGTCATCGACCTGCGGCTCGCCGGGTTGGCCGCCTCGGTCGACGGCTACCTCCGTCGCGACGACCTCAGCCCGGCGTGGCGTGACGCTGCCCTCTTCTCGCAGGCCACGCTCACCCTCGCCCCCGAGGAGCTCGCCGAGCTCGCCCGGGCCTACCTGGAGCTGGTCGGGCACTGGACCGACGCGGCACGTGACCGGTCGGCTGTAGCCGACCACCGGGCCGTGCGACTGGCGCTCTTCGCGTTCCCCACCGACGGCACCGCCCCCGACCCGAAGGAATGA
- a CDS encoding HNH endonuclease signature motif containing protein yields the protein MVAQLMPQPHPILACAEQLTAAINEVRDVQPVYMSPAEKKTAVVELNKAAAMLAELQLRIVATAEDEANTAGARDVGAWTAHLTRADVAAARADARLADALDRRWTQTAVGMAEGRVSLAQAQVVVHALEALPSDLDPDLLKDAEARLIKWCAEFHPAALRRLGRRILEVVAPDIAEAELAKRLEDEEHRAREKCRLTLRTTGEGSTRLSGLLPDAEAARLRTYLEAFTSPRKHHDAPGALGGEEDRIPYPRRLGQAFCALLEHLDPAKLPQHGGDATTVMVTIGLDSLRSELGAGSIVGGESLSATAIRRLACNAAIIPVVLGGKGEILDLGRSRRLFSPAQRRAIRLRDQRCRAEGCAIPAAWCEAHHLEPWAAGGKTDLDDGVLHCSFHHHRAHDPRYTTERLPNGDIRFRRRT from the coding sequence ATGGTCGCGCAGCTGATGCCCCAGCCGCACCCGATCCTGGCCTGCGCCGAGCAGCTCACCGCCGCGATCAACGAGGTCCGCGACGTACAGCCGGTGTACATGTCCCCGGCCGAGAAGAAGACCGCGGTGGTCGAGCTCAACAAGGCCGCCGCAATGCTCGCCGAGCTCCAGCTACGGATCGTGGCCACCGCCGAGGACGAAGCCAACACCGCCGGCGCCCGCGACGTCGGAGCCTGGACCGCGCACCTGACCCGCGCCGACGTCGCCGCTGCGAGGGCTGATGCCCGGCTGGCCGATGCCCTGGACCGCCGCTGGACCCAGACCGCGGTCGGCATGGCCGAAGGACGCGTCTCGCTCGCCCAGGCCCAGGTCGTCGTCCACGCGTTGGAGGCGCTACCCAGCGACCTGGACCCCGACCTGCTCAAGGACGCCGAAGCCCGACTGATCAAGTGGTGCGCAGAGTTCCACCCCGCCGCGCTACGCCGCCTCGGCCGGCGGATCCTGGAGGTCGTCGCCCCCGACATCGCCGAAGCGGAACTGGCCAAACGACTCGAGGACGAGGAACACCGAGCCCGTGAGAAGTGCCGGCTCACCCTGCGCACCACCGGGGAGGGCAGCACCCGGCTGTCCGGGCTGCTGCCCGATGCCGAGGCAGCGCGGTTGCGGACCTACCTGGAAGCCTTCACCTCACCCCGCAAACACCACGACGCCCCCGGCGCGCTTGGTGGGGAGGAAGACCGGATCCCCTACCCCCGCCGCCTCGGCCAGGCGTTCTGCGCGCTGCTGGAGCACCTCGACCCGGCCAAGCTGCCCCAGCACGGCGGGGATGCGACCACGGTGATGGTCACCATCGGTCTCGACTCGCTGCGCAGTGAGCTGGGCGCCGGCAGCATCGTCGGCGGCGAGTCGTTGTCGGCCACCGCGATCCGCCGACTGGCGTGCAACGCCGCGATCATCCCGGTCGTCCTCGGCGGGAAGGGCGAGATCCTCGACCTGGGCCGCAGCCGACGCCTCTTCTCACCCGCCCAACGCAGAGCCATACGGCTCAGAGACCAACGCTGCCGGGCCGAGGGCTGCGCCATCCCCGCCGCCTGGTGCGAAGCCCACCACCTCGAACCCTGGGCCGCCGGCGGGAAGACCGACCTCGACGACGGCGTCTTGCACTGCAGCTTCCACCACCACCGCGCCCACGACCCCAGGTACACCACCGAAAGACTCCCCAATGGCGACATCAGGTTCCGCCGACGCACCTAG
- a CDS encoding DUF952 domain-containing protein: MATIFHLALASDWAAAQDAGAYTTSTRGRTLAEEGFIHCSRGDQWPAVRERFYADVAEPLLLLQLDTDRLDVPVVDEPGAPGSTETFPHVYGPIPLDAVVKAMPVPGRGTPLAPLAAPAGSRQARPTSSESFGRTFLTEMLVNMALVVLILVTTAIGLGVGNALGDEVAPLVGVAVGVLAGCGIARWLYVSRHA, from the coding sequence ATGGCCACGATCTTCCACCTCGCCCTCGCGTCGGACTGGGCGGCCGCGCAGGACGCCGGCGCCTACACGACGTCGACCCGCGGACGCACGCTCGCTGAGGAGGGCTTCATCCACTGCAGCCGCGGAGACCAGTGGCCGGCCGTCCGCGAGCGCTTCTACGCCGACGTGGCCGAGCCGCTGCTCCTGCTCCAGCTCGACACCGACCGGCTCGACGTACCGGTCGTCGACGAGCCCGGTGCGCCCGGCTCGACCGAGACGTTCCCTCACGTCTACGGCCCGATCCCTCTCGACGCGGTGGTGAAGGCGATGCCGGTCCCGGGACGCGGGACGCCGCTGGCGCCACTCGCAGCACCAGCGGGGTCTCGACAGGCTCGACCAACAAGCAGCGAGTCGTTCGGCCGCACCTTCCTGACCGAGATGTTGGTCAACATGGCGCTGGTGGTCCTGATCCTCGTGACGACCGCCATCGGCCTCGGCGTTGGCAATGCGCTCGGCGACGAGGTCGCGCCGCTGGTCGGCGTCGCCGTCGGGGTGCTTGCCGGGTGCGGGATCGCCCGCTGGCTCTACGTCAGCCGGCACGCCTGA
- a CDS encoding FAD-dependent oxidoreductase — protein sequence MARVIVVGAGVIGLTSAVRLAEAGHRVDVLARDLPRETTSAVAAALWYPYLALPQDRVTAWAARSYEAFAALAAQPASGVRMQSGTEVFREVTPDPWWLDAVPALRRVTAGDGLPDGYVDGWTFVTPVVEMPVYLDWLVARLTELGGTLTRLSLGGLAATGGGGADVAVACAGLGARLFAEDRTVVPVRGQVVLLRQVGLREWWLDTAGERPTYVVPRASDIVVGGTEEHGEWSRTPDPDAARDILDRAATLVPALRDATVLRHKVGLRPARPSVRLEREGDVVHCYGHGGAGITLSWGCADEVVELVGSG from the coding sequence ATGGCCAGGGTGATCGTCGTCGGTGCCGGCGTCATCGGCCTGACCAGCGCGGTCCGCCTCGCCGAGGCCGGCCACCGGGTCGACGTGCTCGCCCGGGACCTGCCGCGCGAGACCACCTCGGCGGTCGCGGCGGCACTCTGGTACCCCTACCTCGCCCTCCCACAGGACCGGGTCACCGCGTGGGCCGCGCGGTCCTACGAGGCGTTCGCCGCCCTCGCCGCCCAGCCGGCGAGCGGCGTACGGATGCAGTCCGGCACCGAGGTCTTCCGCGAGGTGACCCCTGATCCGTGGTGGCTCGACGCGGTGCCGGCGCTGCGGCGCGTCACCGCCGGCGACGGCCTTCCGGACGGGTACGTCGACGGCTGGACGTTCGTCACTCCCGTGGTCGAGATGCCGGTGTACCTCGACTGGCTGGTCGCCCGGCTCACCGAGCTCGGCGGCACCCTCACCCGCCTCTCCCTCGGTGGCCTCGCCGCCACCGGAGGCGGCGGTGCCGACGTCGCGGTCGCCTGCGCCGGCCTCGGAGCGCGACTGTTCGCCGAGGACCGGACCGTGGTCCCGGTCCGGGGACAGGTCGTGCTGCTCCGGCAGGTCGGACTGCGCGAGTGGTGGCTCGACACAGCAGGGGAGCGACCGACGTACGTGGTGCCCCGGGCGTCCGACATCGTCGTCGGCGGCACCGAGGAGCACGGCGAGTGGAGCCGCACTCCCGACCCCGACGCCGCGCGGGACATCCTCGACCGCGCGGCCACCTTGGTGCCTGCGCTGCGTGACGCGACCGTGCTCCGGCACAAGGTCGGCCTGCGGCCGGCCCGCCCGTCGGTCCGGCTCGAGCGGGAGGGCGACGTCGTGCACTGCTACGGGCACGGCGGAGCCGGCATCACGCTCAGCTGGGGGTGCGCCGACGAGGTCGTGGAGCTCGTCGGGAGCGGCTGA
- a CDS encoding ferritin, with the protein MAATRFAEQLNAQIGNEFAAHNQYLACAVHYDALTMPQMAAFFYAQALEERQHALMMVQYLLDTDAAVQIPGVDAPVSEFADVVAPIELALAQERRVTEQINRLLRIAREESDFASEQFMQWFIKEQVEEVATMSDLLAIVTRSKDDLNDIEEYVAREQGRGAADPTAPPAAGA; encoded by the coding sequence ATGGCCGCCACCCGCTTCGCCGAGCAGCTCAACGCCCAGATCGGGAATGAGTTCGCCGCGCACAATCAGTACCTCGCCTGCGCGGTGCACTACGACGCGCTGACGATGCCGCAGATGGCCGCGTTCTTCTACGCGCAGGCGCTCGAGGAGCGCCAGCACGCCCTGATGATGGTGCAGTACCTGCTCGACACCGACGCGGCCGTGCAGATCCCGGGCGTCGACGCACCCGTCTCGGAGTTCGCCGACGTCGTGGCGCCCATCGAGCTCGCCCTGGCCCAGGAGAGGCGGGTGACCGAGCAGATCAACAGACTGCTCCGCATCGCCCGCGAGGAGAGCGACTTCGCGTCCGAGCAGTTCATGCAGTGGTTCATCAAGGAACAGGTCGAGGAGGTCGCCACCATGAGCGACCTGCTCGCCATCGTGACCCGCAGCAAGGACGACCTCAACGACATCGAGGAGTACGTCGCGCGCGAGCAGGGCCGCGGCGCCGCCGACCCGACCGCGCCACCCGCCGCCGGGGCCTGA